A window of Pseudodesulfovibrio hydrargyri contains these coding sequences:
- a CDS encoding Fur family transcriptional regulator — translation MKAPQEVFAEYLANENLKMTPQRRVILDTLLRKNDHLSSEELYALVKKRDASIGQATVYRTLKLLSDAGLVEPLDFADGVTRYEPCYGKDHHDHLICEQCGKNIEIMDEVIERRQEQLAKEHGFTLIRHKMYLYGLCPDCRKK, via the coding sequence ATGAAAGCCCCGCAAGAAGTCTTTGCCGAATATCTGGCCAACGAGAACCTGAAAATGACGCCCCAACGGCGGGTCATTCTCGACACCCTGCTCAGGAAAAACGACCATCTTTCGTCCGAGGAGTTGTACGCCCTGGTCAAGAAGCGGGACGCCTCCATCGGCCAAGCCACGGTCTACAGGACCCTCAAACTCCTCAGCGATGCAGGGCTGGTGGAGCCCCTGGACTTCGCGGACGGGGTGACGCGTTACGAGCCCTGCTACGGCAAGGACCACCACGACCACCTCATCTGCGAGCAGTGCGGCAAGAACATCGAGATCATGGACGAAGTCATCGAGCGCCGCCAGGAACAACTGGCCAAGGAGCACGGCTTCACCCTCATCCGCCACAAGATGTATCTCTACGGCCTGTGCCCGGACTGCCGCAAGAAGTAG